From the Bubalus kerabau isolate K-KA32 ecotype Philippines breed swamp buffalo chromosome 2, PCC_UOA_SB_1v2, whole genome shotgun sequence genome, one window contains:
- the LOC129644256 gene encoding keratin-associated protein 10-3-like isoform X3, with protein MASSALSVCSSDLSSSWQVDDCPESCCEPPCCAPSCCAPAPRLTLLCAPVSCESRPCCQPACSSSCPALCCQQSSCQPSCCTSSLCQQACCEPVCCKPVCCTSVCCTPVCCRPVCCKASPCSTSSCCQQSSCQPSCCTSSCCRPSCSSVSLLCRPVCRPTCCVPTSSCQSSCCRPASSVSLLCRPVCHPACCVPTSSCQPSCCRPASSVSLLCRPACSRPVCCVPASAPEPCC; from the exons ATGGCTTCCTCTGCCCTGTCTGTCTGCTCCAGCGACCTGA GCTCCTCCTGGCAGGTGGACGACTGTCCAGAGAGCTGCTGCGAGCCCCCCTGCTGTGCCCCCAGCTGCTGCGCCCCGGCCCCCCGCCTGACCCTCCTCTGCGCCCCAGTGAGCTGCGAGTCCCGCCCCTGCTGCCAGCCAGCCTGCAGCAGCTCTTGCCCAGCCTTGTGCTGCCAGCAGTCTAGCTGCCAGCCCTCCTGCTGCACCTCCTCCCTTTGCCAGCAGGCCTGCTGTGAGCCCGTCTGCTGCAAGCCTGTCTGTTGCACATCTGTCTGCTGTACACCTGTCTGCTGCAGGCCTGTCTGTTGTAAGGCCTCCCCCTGCTCAACCTCCTCATGTTGCCAGCAGTCTAGCTGCCAGCCCTCCTGCTGCA CCTCATCCTGCTGCAGACCCTCCTGCTCCTCTGTGTCCCTCCTCTGCCGTCCTGTGTGCCGCCCCACCTGCTGTGTGCCCACCTCCTCCTGCCAGTCCAGCTGCTGCCGCCCAGCCTCCTCCGTGTCCCTCCTCTGCCGCCCCGTGTGCCACCCTGCCTGCTGTGTGCCCACCTCCTCCTGCCAGCCCAGCTGCTGCCGCCCGGCCTCCTCCGTGTCCCTGCTCTGCCGGCCCGCATGCTCCCGCCCAGTCTGCTGCGTCCCTGCCTCGGCCCCGGAGCCCTGCTGCTGA
- the LOC129644272 gene encoding keratin-associated protein 12-2, which translates to MCHTSCSSGCQAACVPSSCQPSCSTSSPCHTSCFTSSPCQPTCSTSSTFQATCVPVSYRPVIRLPVTYKPTLCVTPSCQSSLFLPVSYRPAVYVAPSCQPSGCYQPSCPTLVYRPISCSTSSCF; encoded by the coding sequence ATGTGCCACACCAGCTGCTCCTCAGGCTGCCAGGCTGCCTGCGTGCCCAGCTCCTGCCAGCCATCCTGCAGCACGTCCAGTCCCTGCCACACGTCCTGTTTCACGTCCAGCCCCTGCCAACCAACCTGCAGCACATCCAGCACCTTCCAGGCGACCTGCGTGCCCGTGAGTTACAGGCCAGTCATACGTCTGCCAGTGACCTACAAGCCCACCCTGTGTGTGACTCCTTCCTGCCAGTCCTCTCTGTTCCTGCCCGTGAGCTACAGGCCAGCCGTGTATGTGGCCCCCTCCTGCCAGCCCTCTGGGTGCTACCAGccctcctgccccaccctggTCTATAGACCCATCTCCTGTAGCACCTCTTCCTGCTTTTGA
- the LOC129644256 gene encoding keratin-associated protein 10-1-like isoform X2, whose amino-acid sequence MASSALSVCSSDLSSSWQVDDCPESCCEPPCCAPSCCAPAPRLTLLCAPVSCESRPCCQPACSSSCPALCCQQSSCQPSCCTSSLCQQACCEPVCCKPVCCTSVCCTPVCCRPVCCKASPCSTSSCCQQSSCQPSCCTSSPCQQACCEPVYCTPVCCTPVCCRPVCCEASPCSAPSSCCRPSCSSSSCCRPASSVSLLCRPVCHPACCVPTSSCQPSCCRPASSVSLLCRPACSRPVCCVPASAPEPCC is encoded by the exons ATGGCTTCCTCTGCCCTGTCTGTCTGCTCCAGCGACCTGA GCTCCTCCTGGCAGGTGGACGACTGTCCAGAGAGCTGCTGCGAGCCCCCCTGCTGTGCCCCCAGCTGCTGCGCCCCGGCCCCCCGCCTGACCCTCCTCTGCGCCCCAGTGAGCTGCGAGTCCCGCCCCTGCTGCCAGCCAGCCTGCAGCAGCTCTTGCCCAGCCTTGTGCTGCCAGCAGTCTAGCTGCCAGCCCTCCTGCTGCACCTCCTCCCTTTGCCAGCAGGCCTGCTGTGAGCCCGTCTGCTGCAAGCCTGTCTGTTGCACATCTGTCTGCTGTACACCTGTCTGCTGCAGGCCTGTCTGTTGTAAGGCCTCCCCCTGCTCAACCTCCTCATGTTGCCAGCAGTCTAGCTGCCAGCCCTCCTGCTGCACCTCCTCCCCCTGCCAGCAGGCCTGCTGTGAGCCCGTCTACTGCACCCCTGTCTGCTGCACCCCTGTTTGCTGCAGGCCAGTGTGCTGTGAGGCCTCCCCCTGCTCAGCCCCCTCATCCTGCTGCAGACCCTCCTGCTCCTCT TCCAGCTGCTGCCGCCCAGCCTCCTCCGTGTCCCTCCTCTGCCGCCCCGTGTGCCACCCTGCCTGCTGTGTGCCCACCTCCTCCTGCCAGCCCAGCTGCTGCCGCCCGGCCTCCTCCGTGTCCCTGCTCTGCCGGCCCGCATGCTCCCGCCCAGTCTGCTGCGTCCCTGCCTCGGCCCCGGAGCCCTGCTGCTGA
- the LOC129644256 gene encoding keratin-associated protein 10-12-like isoform X1, with the protein MASSALSVCSSDLSYSSRVCLPGSCDSCTGSSWQVDDCPESCCEPPCCAPSCCAPAPRLTLLCAPVSCESRPCCQPACSSSCPALCCQQSSCQPSCCTSSLCQQACCEPVCCKPVCCTSVCCTPVCCRPVCCKASPCSTSSCCQQSSCQPSCCTSSPCQQACCEPVYCTPVCCTPVCCRPVCCEASPCSAPSSCCRPSCSSSSCCRPASSVSLLCRPVCHPACCVPTSSCQPSCCRPASSVSLLCRPACSRPVCCVPASAPEPCC; encoded by the exons ATGGCTTCCTCTGCCCTGTCTGTCTGCTCCAGCGACCTGAGCTACAGCAGCCGGGTCTGCCTGCCCGGGTCCTGTGACTCCTGCACAGGCTCCTCCTGGCAGGTGGACGACTGTCCAGAGAGCTGCTGCGAGCCCCCCTGCTGTGCCCCCAGCTGCTGCGCCCCGGCCCCCCGCCTGACCCTCCTCTGCGCCCCAGTGAGCTGCGAGTCCCGCCCCTGCTGCCAGCCAGCCTGCAGCAGCTCTTGCCCAGCCTTGTGCTGCCAGCAGTCTAGCTGCCAGCCCTCCTGCTGCACCTCCTCCCTTTGCCAGCAGGCCTGCTGTGAGCCCGTCTGCTGCAAGCCTGTCTGTTGCACATCTGTCTGCTGTACACCTGTCTGCTGCAGGCCTGTCTGTTGTAAGGCCTCCCCCTGCTCAACCTCCTCATGTTGCCAGCAGTCTAGCTGCCAGCCCTCCTGCTGCACCTCCTCCCCCTGCCAGCAGGCCTGCTGTGAGCCCGTCTACTGCACCCCTGTCTGCTGCACCCCTGTTTGCTGCAGGCCAGTGTGCTGTGAGGCCTCCCCCTGCTCAGCCCCCTCATCCTGCTGCAGACCCTCCTGCTCCTCT TCCAGCTGCTGCCGCCCAGCCTCCTCCGTGTCCCTCCTCTGCCGCCCCGTGTGCCACCCTGCCTGCTGTGTGCCCACCTCCTCCTGCCAGCCCAGCTGCTGCCGCCCGGCCTCCTCCGTGTCCCTGCTCTGCCGGCCCGCATGCTCCCGCCCAGTCTGCTGCGTCCCTGCCTCGGCCCCGGAGCCCTGCTGCTGA